The proteins below are encoded in one region of Phaseolus vulgaris cultivar G19833 chromosome 1, P. vulgaris v2.0, whole genome shotgun sequence:
- the LOC137814878 gene encoding uncharacterized protein, with product MDYRWTNGRQETGGRDRRPSKREQAYQDSVVENLSQDFRLPINHRPTENVDLDNVEQASLDTQLTSSNIGFKLLQKMGWKGKGLGKDEQGITEPIKSGIRDPRLGVGKQEEDDFFTAEENIQRKKLDVELEETEEHVKKREVLAEREQKIQTEVKEIRKVFYCDLCNKQYKLAMEFEAHLSSYDHNHRKRFKQMKEMHGGSSRDDRQKREEQRQEREMAKFAQIADAQKQQRLQLQQESGSGTASSESRTATALTDQEQRNTLKFGFSSKGSASKITVGAKKQNVAKKPSVPISSIFSNDSDEE from the exons ATGGACTATCGATGGACCAATGGTAGGCAAGAAACAGGTGGCCGTGACAGGAGGCCATCTAAAAGGGAACAG GCATATCAGGACTCTGTTGTTGAGAATCTGTCACAGGATTTTCGCTTGCCAATCAACCACAGGCCAACAGAAAATGTTGATCTGGACAACGTTGAGCAAGCGTCTCTGGACACACAGTTAACATCATCTAATATTGGCTTTAAGCTTCTCCAAAAGATGGGATGGAAAGGAAAGGGTCTTGGGAAGGATGAACAAG GAATCACTGAGCCAATAAAATCTGGGATTAGAGATCCAAGACTGGGAGTTGGTAAGCAAGAAGAAGATGATTTCTTTACTGCAGAAGAAAATATCCAGAGAAAAAAACTTGATGTTGAGTTGGAGGAGACAGAAGAACATGTGAAGAAGCGGGAG GTGTTAGCTGAACGTGAGCAAAAAATTCAAACTGAAGTGAAAGAAATCCGAAAGGTGTTTTACTGTGATCTCTGCAACAAGCAATACAAATTAGCTATGGAATTTGAAGCACACTTGAGCTCTTATGATCACAATCACAGAAAG CGATTCAAACAAATGAAGGAAATGCATGGTGGTAGTAGTCGAGATGATAGGCAAAAGCGAGAAGAACAGCGTCAAGAGAGAGAAATGGCAAAGTTTGCTCAGAT TGCTGATGCTCAAAAGCAGCAACGGCTTCAACTGCAACAAGAGTCTGGATCAGGAACAGCGTCCTCTGAATCTAGAACTGCTACTGCACTTACAGATCAGGAGCAGCGAAATACTTTGAAGTTTGGGTTTTCGTCTAAAGGCAGTGCATCTAAG ATAACAGTTGGTgccaagaaacaaaatgttgcAAAAAAGCCAAGTGTTCCGATCTCCTCTATATTTAGTAATGATAGCGATGAAGAATAA
- the LOC137814879 gene encoding aspartic proteinase-like, which translates to MEQKHLMVAFCLWALTCSLLPSFSFGILKIGLKKRPLDLNSINAARKAREGLRSGRPIMGEHNQFISNGKGEDIVPLKNYLDAQYFGEIGIGTPPQTFTVVFDTGSSNLWVPSSNCYFSLACYTHNWYKAKKSRTYVKNGTSCKITYGSGSISGYFSQDSVKVGSAVVKQLDFIEATREGSLSFLSAKFDGILGLGFQEISVADAVPLWYKMVEQNLIGEKVFSFWLNGDPNAKKGGELVFGGVNPKHFKGDHTYFPVTEKGYWQIEIGDFFIGGASTGVCEGGCAAIVDSGTSLLAGPTPVVAEINHAIGAEGVLSVECKEVVSQYGEMIWDLLVSGVKPDDICSQVGLCSSKRIQSKSPGIEMVIEKEQSELTARDTPLCSSCQMLVLWIQNQLKQKQTKDRVFNYVNQLCESLPSPSGESVISCSSISKMPNITFTIGDKPFVLTPEQYILRTGEGITEVCLSGFIALDVPPPRGPLWILGDIFMRAYHTIFDYGNLQVGFAESV; encoded by the exons ATGGAGCAAAAGCATTTGATGGTGGCCTTCTGCTTATGGGCTTTAACATGTTCCCTTCTTCCATCCTTCTCCTTTGGAATTCTTAAAATTGGTTTGAAGAAGAGACCACTAGATCTTAATAGTATTAATGCTGCTAGAAAGGCTAGAGAAGGTTTAAGATCTGGAAGGCCAATTATGGGTGAGCATAATCAGTTTATTAGTAACGGAAAAGGTGAAGATATTGTAcctttgaaaaattatttggATGCTCAGTATTTTGGTGAGATTGGAATTGGCACACCGCCTCAGACGTTTACTGTTGTGTTTGATACTGGTAGTTCCAACCTTTGGGTTCCATCATCAAATTGCTACTTTTCT CTTGCTTGCTATACCCATAATTGGTACAAGGCAAAGAAATCCAGAACATATGTCAAAAATG GAACATCATGTAAAATAACCTATGGATCTGGATCAATATCTGGTTACTTCAGTCAAGATAGTGTTAAAGTTGGCAGCGCTGTTGTCAAGCAGCTG GATTTCATTGAAGCTACCCGAGAAGGAAGTCTTTCCTTTCTGTCAGCAAAGTTCGATGGAATACTGGGACTTGGATTTCAGGAGATCTCTGTTGCAGATGCTGTGCCATTATG GTACAAAATGGTGGAGCAAAATCTTATCGGTGAGAAGGTGTTTTCGTTTTGGTTGAATGGGGATCCAAATGCAAAAAAAGGTGGTGAACTAGTTTTTGGTGGTGTTAACCCGAAGCACTTCAAAGGAGACCACACTTATTTTCCAGTTACTGAAAAGGGTTACTGGCAG ATTGAAATTGGAGATTTTTTCATTGGAGGTGCTTCTACAG GTGTTTGTGAGGGTGGCTGTGCTGCTATTGTGGATTCAGGAACATCTTTGCTTGCTGGTCCAACA CCTGTTGTAGCTGAAATCAACCATGCTATTGGAGCTGAAGGAGTTCTCAGTGTAGAATGTAAGGAAGTCGTTTCTCAATATGGAGAGATGATATGGGATCTCTTGGTATCAGGG GTGAAACCTGATGACATATGCTCACAAGTTGGTTTATGTTCTTCCAAAAGGATTCAATCTAAGAG CCCTGGGATTGAAATGGTAATTGAAAAGGAACAGAGTGAGTTGACAGCAAGAGATACTCCTTTGTGTTCTTCTTGTCAGATGCTTGTTCTTTGGATCCAGaatcaactaaaacaaaaacaaacaaaggACAGAGTATTCAACTATGTTAATCAA CTGTGTGAGAGCTTGCCAAGTCCCTCTGGAGAGTCAGTGATAAGCTGTAGCAGTATTTCGAAGATGCCAAACATTACATTCACAATTGGAGATAAACCTTTTGTCCTTACACCAGAGCAG TATATTTTGAGAACTGGAGAAGGCATTACCGAAGTCTGCCTCAGTGGGTTTATTGCTCTTGATGTTCCTCCTCCACGGGGTCCATTGTG GATTCTTGGGGATATTTTCATGAGGGCTTATCACACCATCTTTGACTACGGAAATCTCCAAGTTGGGTTTGCTGAATCTGTCTAA
- the LOC137814880 gene encoding probable L-cysteine desulfhydrase, chloroplastic, giving the protein MSSTTDNHIHQNNHHNGSRVAKKPKLSSFITASEIESEFGHHDASVARINNGSFGCCPASIIAAQHRWQLRYLRQPDHFYFNDLQTGILQSRTLIKDLVNADHVDEISIVDNATTAAAIVLQHAAWNFREGRFQKGDVVLMLHYAYGAVKKSMEAYVTRAGGNVVEVPLPFPVNSNDEIVSEFRKALERGNSNGNRVRLAVIDHVTSMPCVVIPVKELIQICREEGVDQVFVDAAHSIGCTDVDMKEIGADFYTSNLHKWFFCPPSIAFLYTRRNPKGSGSDLHHPVVSHEYGNGLAVESAWIGTRDYSAQLVVPAAVEFVNRFEGGIEGIKKRNHEAVVEMGEMLAKAWGTRLGSPAHMCASMVMVGLPACLGIGSDSDALELRTQLRDAFGVEVPLYYRPPREGEVGVITGYARISHQVYNKVDDYYKFRDAVNQLVQNGFTCAAGLSG; this is encoded by the coding sequence ATGTCTTCCACCACCGATAACCATATCCACCAAAACAATCATCACAACGGTTCTCGCGTAGCCAAAAAGCCCAAACTCTCCTCCTTTATAACTGCGTCGGAAATCGAATCCGAATTCGGCCACCACGACGCCTCCGTCGCGCGCATCAACAACGGCAGCTTCGGCTGCTGCCCCGCCTCCATCATCGCCGCGCAGCACCGCTGGCAGCTCCGGTACCTCCGCCAGCCCGACCACTTCTACTTCAATGACCTCCAAACCGGCATCCTCCAATCGCGAACCCTAATCAAGGACCTCGTCAACGCGGACCACGTCGATGAGATCTCTATTGTCGACAACGCCACCACCGCTGCCGCCATCGTCCTCCAGCACGCCGCATGGAACTTCCGCGAAGGAAGATTCCAGAAAGGTGACGTCGTCCTCATGCTCCACTACGCTTACGGCGCTGTCAAGAAATCCATGGAAGCGTACGTCACTCGCGCCGGGGGTAATGTTGTCGAGGTTCCCCTCCCTTTCCCTGTTAACTCCAACGACGAGATCGTTTCCGagtttaggaaggccttggagAGAGGAAATAGTAACGGGAATAGGGTTAGGTTGGCGGTGATTGATCACGTGACTTCCATGCCGTGTGTGGTTATTCCTGTTAAGGAGTTGATTCAGATTTGCAGGGAGGAAGGGGTGGACCAGGTTTTTGTTGACGCTGCACATTCCATTGGGTGCACTGATGTTGACATGAAGGAAATTGGTGCTGATTTTTACACTAGTAATTTGCATAAGTGGTTCTTTTGTCCACCTTCAATTGCGTTTTTGTATACTCGTCGGAACCCTAAGGGTTCTGGTTCTGATTTGCATCACCCTGTGGTGTCTCATGAGTATGGCAATGGCTTGGCTGTGGAGAGTGCTTGGATTGGGACCAGGGATTATAGTGCACAGTTGGTTGTTCCTGCTGCGGTGGAGTTTGTTAACCGGTTTGAAGGGGGTATTGAGGGGATCAAGAAGAGGAATCATGAGGCTGTTGTGGAGATGGGTGAGATGTTGGCGAAGGCATGGGGTACTCGGCTCGGGAGTCCGGCGCATATGTGTGCTAGCATGGTTATGGTTGGTTTGCCTGCTTGTTTGGGGATTGGAAGTGATTCTGATGCTCTCGAGTTGAGAACACAATTGAGGGATGCTTTTGGGGTTGAAGTTCCGTTATATTATCGGCCCCCAAGAGAGGGGGAAGTTGGGGTGATTACTGGGTATGCGAGAATTTCTCATCAAGTGTATAACAAAGTTGATGACTATTACAAGTTCAGGGATGCGGTTAACCAACTTGTGCAAAATGGGTTTACTTGTGCTGCTGGTCTTTCGGGTTGA